A genomic stretch from Candidatus Palauibacter polyketidifaciens includes:
- a CDS encoding uracil-DNA glycosylase, whose amino-acid sequence MNPPDAEARTLARAFLEQTLSSEGNALMLEHATRDEVVRRLASARRVAHAAAAAPPDGDARPGAAVTSPPATVTRSEIAEAPDLEALAALVASCTRCTLHESRKNPVFGEGAGNARVVCVGEAPGKHEDDTGRPFVGRAGQLLDRLLMSIGLPRTSVYICNVLKSRPPRNRDPLPEEVAACAPYLLRQLALIEPEVIIAFGAFAARTLLETKAALGRLRGTVHRYSGYPVVATYHPAALLRNPGWIRPTWEDLQIVRRMLDGAGDREARSG is encoded by the coding sequence TTGAACCCGCCGGATGCCGAAGCCCGGACGCTCGCCCGCGCCTTTCTCGAGCAGACGCTCTCCTCGGAGGGGAACGCGCTCATGCTCGAGCACGCGACGCGCGACGAGGTCGTGCGCCGTCTGGCGTCCGCCCGGCGCGTGGCGCACGCGGCCGCCGCGGCTCCCCCGGACGGTGACGCCCGCCCGGGCGCCGCAGTGACGAGCCCGCCCGCCACGGTGACGCGGTCGGAGATCGCCGAGGCGCCGGATCTGGAGGCGCTGGCCGCGCTCGTCGCCTCCTGTACTCGCTGCACGCTCCACGAATCGCGGAAGAACCCGGTTTTCGGCGAAGGGGCGGGGAACGCCCGCGTCGTGTGCGTGGGAGAGGCTCCAGGCAAGCATGAAGATGACACCGGCCGCCCCTTCGTCGGCCGCGCCGGCCAGCTGCTCGACCGTCTGCTGATGTCGATCGGGCTTCCGCGGACCTCCGTCTATATCTGCAACGTGCTGAAGTCCCGGCCGCCCCGGAACCGCGACCCGCTCCCCGAAGAGGTTGCGGCCTGCGCCCCCTATCTCCTGCGACAGCTTGCGCTCATCGAACCCGAGGTGATCATCGCCTTCGGCGCCTTCGCCGCGCGCACCTTGCTCGAAACGAAAGCCGCGCTCGGCCGGCTCCGCGGCACCGTGCACCGCTATTCCGGGTACCCTGTCGTCGCCACCTACCACCCGGCGGCGCTCCTCCGTAACCCCGGCTGGATCCGGCCGACGTGGGAGGATCTGCAGATCGTGCGCCGCATGCTCGACGGCGCCGGAGACCGCGAGGCCCGCAGTGGTTGA
- the coaBC gene encoding bifunctional phosphopantothenoylcysteine decarboxylase/phosphopantothenate--cysteine ligase CoaBC codes for MLLVVSGGIAAYKSAILTRRLIEAGAGVEVILTAAAERFIGRVTFEGITGRPAHASLWDRPMAHLDLGLEADIVVVAPATANLISRLAAGAADDLAATAVLASRAPVILCPAMNTRMWEHPITQANVARLVDVGYGVAGPADGPLAEGESGPGRLLEPEEILSRIGRALETATGLRGRKVIATAGPTRAALDPVRFISNRSSGRMGFALAEAAWRRGADVTLISGPGRLPRPPGPDVVEVETADEMLAALETALTDADILLMAAAVGDFEPTRAADSKIKKGDGFQLSLRAGPDLLLETRAFRERKGIFTLGFALETEDLLARGREKLERKGMHVVAVNSAVEPGAGFGSETNRITLIDRSGTAEELPLAKKTELADELLDRIEASMAAAES; via the coding sequence GTGCTGCTCGTCGTATCCGGCGGGATCGCCGCGTACAAGAGCGCGATCCTCACCCGCCGCCTGATCGAGGCCGGGGCCGGAGTCGAGGTCATCCTGACCGCCGCGGCCGAGCGCTTCATCGGGCGCGTCACCTTCGAGGGGATTACGGGCCGCCCGGCACACGCGTCGCTGTGGGACCGGCCCATGGCGCACCTGGACCTCGGTCTCGAAGCCGATATCGTCGTCGTCGCGCCCGCGACGGCCAACCTCATCTCCAGGCTCGCCGCCGGCGCCGCGGACGACCTGGCGGCGACCGCCGTGCTGGCCTCGCGCGCGCCGGTGATCCTCTGCCCTGCGATGAACACGCGGATGTGGGAGCATCCGATCACGCAGGCGAACGTCGCGCGGCTCGTCGATGTCGGGTACGGGGTCGCCGGGCCCGCCGATGGTCCGCTCGCGGAGGGGGAGAGCGGGCCGGGACGGCTCCTGGAGCCGGAGGAGATCCTGTCGCGCATCGGGCGGGCGCTCGAAACGGCCACCGGCCTGCGCGGACGGAAGGTCATCGCGACGGCGGGGCCGACGCGAGCCGCACTGGATCCCGTCCGCTTCATCTCGAACCGTTCTTCGGGTCGCATGGGGTTCGCGCTCGCCGAGGCCGCCTGGCGGCGCGGGGCCGATGTCACGCTCATCAGCGGGCCCGGCCGGCTGCCGCGACCCCCGGGGCCCGACGTGGTGGAGGTCGAGACGGCCGACGAGATGCTGGCCGCGCTGGAGACGGCGTTGACCGATGCGGACATCCTTCTGATGGCCGCCGCCGTCGGCGACTTCGAGCCGACCCGCGCGGCCGACTCGAAGATCAAGAAGGGAGACGGGTTCCAACTCTCGCTCCGCGCGGGCCCGGACCTGCTGTTGGAGACGCGGGCGTTCCGCGAACGAAAGGGAATCTTTACTCTGGGTTTTGCGCTTGAGACGGAGGACCTCCTGGCCCGCGGACGAGAGAAACTCGAGCGGAAAGGCATGCACGTCGTTGCGGTGAACTCGGCCGTGGAGCCCGGTGCGGGATTCGGGTCCGAGACGAACCGCATCACGTTGATCGACCGGAGCGGCACGGCCGAGGAGTTGCCTTTGGCGAAGAAGACGGAGTTGGCGGACGAACTGCTCGACCGGATCGAAGCCTCGATGGCGGCGGCGGAGAGTTGA